From Pseudomonas sp. FP2335, the proteins below share one genomic window:
- a CDS encoding methyl-accepting chemotaxis protein: protein MQSMTVGLRELIGGISDGVTQIASAAEQLSAVTEQTSAGVNSQKVETDQVATAMNEMAATVQEVARNAEEASEAAVAADQQAREGDKVVGEAIAQIERLASEVGNSTVAMGDLKRESDKIGSVLDVIKSVAQQTNLLALNAAIEAARAGEAGRGFAVVADEVRSLALRTQKSTEEIEELIVGLQSGTQQVATIMDNSRDLTDSSVELTRRAGSALASITRTVSTIQAMNSQIATAAEQQSAVAEEINRSVLNVRDVSEQTSSASEETAASSAELARLGIYLQTLVGRFRI, encoded by the coding sequence ATGCAGAGCATGACCGTCGGCCTGCGTGAACTGATCGGCGGCATCAGCGACGGTGTTACCCAGATCGCCAGCGCCGCCGAGCAATTGTCGGCCGTGACCGAACAGACCAGCGCCGGGGTCAACAGCCAAAAAGTCGAGACCGACCAAGTCGCTACCGCGATGAACGAGATGGCCGCGACCGTGCAAGAAGTGGCACGCAACGCCGAGGAAGCTTCCGAAGCCGCCGTCGCTGCTGACCAGCAAGCCCGCGAAGGCGACAAAGTGGTCGGCGAAGCCATCGCCCAGATCGAACGCCTGGCCAGCGAAGTCGGCAACTCGACGGTGGCCATGGGCGATCTGAAACGCGAAAGCGACAAGATCGGCAGTGTGCTCGACGTGATCAAGTCCGTGGCCCAGCAAACCAACCTGTTGGCGCTCAACGCCGCGATTGAAGCCGCACGTGCCGGTGAAGCCGGGCGTGGCTTCGCCGTGGTGGCCGACGAGGTGCGCAGCCTGGCCCTGCGCACCCAGAAGTCCACCGAAGAGATCGAAGAACTGATCGTCGGCCTGCAAAGCGGTACCCAACAGGTCGCGACCATCATGGACAACAGCCGCGATCTCACCGACAGCAGTGTCGAGCTGACGCGCCGCGCCGGCAGCGCACTGGCGAGCATCACGCGCACGGTGTCGACCATCCAGGCGATGAACTCGCAGATCGCCACCGCCGCCGAACAGCAAAGCGCCGTGGCCGAAGAGATTAACCGCAGTGTGTTGAACGTGCGGGACGTGTCCGAACAAACCTCTTCAGCCAGTGAAGAAACGGCCGCATCCAGCGCCGAGCTGGCACGCCTAGGGATTTACCTACAAACACTGGTAGGACGCTTCCGCATTTAA
- a CDS encoding 16S rRNA (uracil(1498)-N(3))-methyltransferase: MNLLLLEDADFIAADRVVLRDRRLVHMQEVHRAAVGDSLRVGRIGGLMGNAQLLRLEDSEAELQVSFDQPPPAKLPLTLLLALPRPKMLRRVLQTVAAMGVPKVVLLNSYRVEKSFWQTPFLEPQAIREQLILGLEQARDTVLPDIIIEKRFKPFVEDRLPAMAAGTLGLIGHPGDYPACPRGLDEPVTLAIGPEGGWIPYEVDLLAKAGLQPVQLGARILRVETAVTALLARLF; encoded by the coding sequence GTGAACCTGCTGCTACTGGAAGACGCCGACTTCATCGCGGCCGACCGTGTGGTGCTGCGTGATCGGCGCCTGGTGCACATGCAGGAAGTCCACCGCGCAGCCGTCGGCGACAGCCTGCGCGTGGGCCGCATCGGCGGGCTGATGGGCAATGCCCAACTGCTACGCCTGGAAGACAGCGAGGCCGAACTGCAAGTCAGCTTCGACCAGCCGCCGCCGGCCAAGCTGCCGCTGACCCTGCTGCTGGCCCTGCCCCGTCCGAAAATGCTGCGCCGGGTCCTGCAAACCGTGGCGGCCATGGGCGTGCCAAAGGTGGTGCTGCTCAACAGCTACCGTGTGGAAAAAAGTTTCTGGCAGACGCCATTCCTCGAGCCGCAAGCCATTCGCGAGCAACTGATCCTCGGCCTGGAACAGGCGCGGGACACGGTGCTGCCCGACATCATCATCGAAAAACGCTTCAAGCCGTTCGTCGAGGATCGCCTGCCGGCCATGGCCGCTGGCACCCTTGGCCTGATTGGCCATCCCGGCGACTACCCGGCCTGCCCGCGTGGGCTGGACGAACCGGTGACCCTGGCAATCGGCCCGGAAGGCGGCTGGATTCCCTACGAGGTCGACTTGCTGGCCAAGGCGGGTTTGCAGCCGGTGCAACTGGGCGCCCGCATCCTGCGCGTCGAAACCGCCGTCACCGCCCTCCTGGCCCGACTGTTCTGA
- the tatC gene encoding twin-arginine translocase subunit TatC — protein sequence MSADKPENDQHMPLVSHLTELRTRLLRCVAAIFIIFAGLFAFTQQIYTFVSTPLRQYLPAGATMIATDVSSPFLTPLKLTMMVSLFLAIPVILHQIWGFIAPGLYKHEKRIAVPLLVSSICLFYTGMAFAYFLVFPLIFKFFAAATPAGVEMMTDITSYLDFVMTLFFAFGVAFEIPVAVVLLVWIGVVNVAYLKKIRPYVIIGCFVVGMILTPPDIFSQTLLAVPMWMLFEIGILFSSLITKRGDHPDDQPADDDQPPATQP from the coding sequence ATGAGCGCTGATAAACCGGAAAACGACCAGCACATGCCGCTGGTCTCGCACCTCACCGAGCTGCGTACCCGCCTGCTGCGTTGCGTAGCGGCGATCTTCATCATCTTTGCCGGGCTGTTCGCCTTCACCCAGCAGATCTATACCTTTGTCTCGACGCCCCTGCGCCAGTATTTGCCGGCCGGCGCGACGATGATCGCCACCGACGTGTCGTCGCCGTTCCTCACGCCGTTGAAGCTGACGATGATGGTCTCGCTGTTCCTGGCGATCCCGGTGATCCTGCACCAGATCTGGGGCTTTATCGCACCGGGCCTGTACAAGCATGAGAAGCGCATCGCGGTGCCGTTGCTGGTATCGAGCATTTGCCTGTTCTACACCGGCATGGCGTTCGCCTACTTCCTGGTGTTCCCGCTGATCTTCAAGTTCTTCGCCGCCGCCACACCGGCCGGTGTGGAAATGATGACCGACATCACCAGCTACCTCGACTTCGTGATGACGCTGTTCTTCGCCTTTGGCGTGGCCTTCGAAATCCCGGTGGCCGTGGTGTTGCTGGTGTGGATCGGCGTGGTCAACGTGGCGTACCTGAAGAAGATCCGCCCGTACGTGATCATCGGCTGCTTTGTGGTCGGCATGATCCTCACGCCACCGGACATCTTCTCCCAGACCCTGCTGGCCGTGCCGATGTGGATGCTGTTCGAGATCGGCATCCTGTTCAGCAGCCTGATCACCAAGCGTGGCGACCACCCGGATGATCAGCCAGCCGACGACGACCAGCCGCCAGCGACCCAGCCGTGA
- the tatB gene encoding Sec-independent protein translocase protein TatB, with protein sequence MFGISFSELLLVGLVALLVLGPERLPGAARTAGLWIGRLKRSFNAIKQEVEREIGADEIRRQLHNEHILSLEQEARKILSPVQEPAKPVEPVAEQSIAPTTQTPPVAPTEPAPTPVASPAPHDPTLPPRAP encoded by the coding sequence ATGTTTGGTATCAGCTTCTCTGAACTGCTGCTCGTCGGCCTCGTGGCCCTGCTGGTACTGGGGCCGGAACGCCTGCCCGGTGCGGCACGCACGGCCGGCCTGTGGATCGGCCGCCTGAAACGCAGTTTCAATGCGATCAAACAGGAAGTTGAACGGGAAATCGGCGCCGACGAGATCCGCCGGCAGCTGCACAACGAACATATCCTGTCGTTGGAGCAAGAGGCGCGCAAGATCCTGTCGCCGGTCCAGGAGCCCGCCAAACCGGTCGAGCCCGTGGCCGAGCAGAGCATCGCACCGACCACCCAGACCCCACCTGTTGCGCCCACCGAGCCTGCGCCGACGCCCGTTGCGTCGCCCGCGCCCCATGACCCTACATTGCCGCCGCGAGCCCCATGA
- a CDS encoding twin-arginine translocase TatA/TatE family subunit, translating into MGIFDWKHWIVILVVVVLVFGTKKLKNLGTDVGESIKGFRKAMNDDEKPADPAANPVPPAQPVHPQATQPITERRTFDVQAEKVEEPTRKDS; encoded by the coding sequence ATGGGTATTTTTGACTGGAAACACTGGATCGTCATTCTGGTGGTGGTGGTATTGGTATTCGGCACCAAGAAACTCAAGAACCTGGGCACGGACGTCGGCGAATCGATCAAGGGCTTTCGCAAAGCCATGAACGACGACGAAAAACCTGCCGACCCGGCCGCCAACCCAGTGCCACCGGCGCAGCCAGTGCACCCGCAGGCCACCCAGCCGATCACCGAGCGTCGTACTTTCGACGTGCAGGCTGAGAAAGTCGAAGAGCCGACCCGCAAAGACTCGTGA
- a CDS encoding phosphoribosyl-ATP diphosphatase: MSDTLNRVAQVLEDRKGADADSSYVASLYHKGLNKILEKLGEESVETIIAAKDAQISGDCSDVIYETADLWFHSLVMLAQLGQHPQAVLDELDRRFGLSGHAEKASRPSA; the protein is encoded by the coding sequence ATGAGCGATACCCTGAACCGCGTGGCCCAGGTGCTGGAGGACCGCAAAGGCGCGGACGCCGACAGCTCCTACGTCGCCAGCCTTTACCACAAGGGCCTGAACAAGATCCTGGAAAAACTCGGCGAAGAATCCGTCGAGACGATCATCGCCGCCAAGGACGCGCAAATCAGCGGCGACTGCAGCGATGTGATCTACGAAACCGCCGACCTGTGGTTCCACAGCCTGGTCATGCTCGCCCAACTGGGGCAGCATCCGCAGGCCGTGCTGGATGAACTGGACCGTCGTTTCGGCTTGTCCGGGCATGCCGAAAAGGCATCGCGCCCCTCCGCCTGA
- the hisI gene encoding phosphoribosyl-AMP cyclohydrolase, with the protein MKDWLDEIKWDSDGLVPAIAQDYKTGRVLMMAWMNREALSLTATEQRAIYWSRSRGKLWRKGEESGHVQTLHEMRIDCDADVVILKVEQIGDIACHTGRHSCFYRVFENGEWKVVEPVLKDPHAIYSAGH; encoded by the coding sequence ATGAAAGACTGGCTGGACGAGATCAAATGGGACAGTGACGGCCTGGTGCCGGCCATTGCCCAGGACTACAAGACCGGGCGCGTATTGATGATGGCCTGGATGAACCGCGAGGCCCTGAGCCTCACCGCCACTGAGCAGCGCGCCATTTACTGGTCACGTTCGCGTGGCAAACTGTGGCGCAAGGGCGAAGAGTCCGGGCACGTGCAGACCCTGCACGAGATGCGCATCGACTGCGACGCCGACGTGGTGATCCTCAAGGTCGAGCAGATCGGCGACATCGCCTGCCACACCGGCCGTCACAGCTGCTTCTACCGCGTGTTCGAGAACGGCGAGTGGAAGGTTGTCGAACCGGTGCTCAAAGACCCGCACGCCATCTACTCCGCAGGACACTAG
- the ubiB gene encoding ubiquinone biosynthesis regulatory protein kinase UbiB → MKLLAVRRLFRIQRVVIRYQLDDLLFALPLPWFLLAVRYVLPWRWFPRKKLELSRGARLRLALQDLGPIFIKFGQILSTRRDLLPEDIADELMLLQDRVPPFDSQQSMKLIEEQLGRKISEVFSRFDVEPLASASVAQVHAAQLKSGEEVVVKVIRPGLKPIIGQDLAWLFILARAAERFSADARLLHPVDVVADYEKTIYDELDLLREAANASQLKRNFEGSPLLYVPQVYWDWCRPKVLVMERIYGVQVTDLATLADQRTDMKMLAERGVEIFFTQVFRDSFFHADMHPGNIFVSTVNPWSPQYIAIDCGIVGSLTPQDQDYLARNLFAFFKRDYRRVAQLHIDSGWVPAETKLNEFEAAIRTVCEPIFEKPLKDISFGQVLMRLFQTARRFNMEVQPQLVLLQKTLLNIEGLGRQLYPDLDLWNTAQPFLERWMRERVSPKTLIGNLHSQFEQLPHLANMTRDLLERMSQPHAKDPAPPWHKRKDDWFLRLLGAAHLTGGIVLALGGPLNQLGHWPAGIMVAVGVYLIVRR, encoded by the coding sequence ATGAAGCTGCTCGCCGTCCGCCGTTTGTTCCGTATCCAGCGCGTCGTAATCCGCTACCAACTCGATGACCTGCTGTTCGCCCTGCCACTGCCGTGGTTCCTGCTAGCGGTGCGCTATGTGCTGCCGTGGCGCTGGTTCCCGCGCAAGAAGCTGGAGCTGAGCCGTGGCGCGCGCCTGCGCCTGGCGTTGCAGGACCTGGGGCCGATCTTTATCAAGTTCGGGCAAATCCTCTCGACCCGCCGCGACCTGCTGCCCGAGGACATCGCCGACGAGCTGATGCTGTTGCAAGACCGCGTGCCGCCGTTCGACTCGCAACAGTCGATGAAGCTGATCGAAGAACAGCTGGGCCGGAAGATCAGTGAAGTATTCAGCCGTTTCGACGTCGAACCGCTGGCCTCCGCCTCGGTCGCCCAGGTGCACGCTGCGCAACTGAAGAGCGGCGAAGAAGTGGTGGTGAAAGTGATCCGCCCGGGTCTCAAGCCGATCATCGGCCAGGACCTGGCGTGGCTGTTCATCCTCGCCCGCGCCGCCGAGCGCTTCAGCGCCGATGCGCGCTTGCTGCACCCGGTGGACGTGGTTGCCGACTACGAAAAAACCATCTACGACGAACTCGACCTGCTGCGCGAAGCCGCCAACGCCAGCCAGCTCAAGCGCAACTTCGAAGGCTCGCCGCTGCTGTACGTGCCGCAGGTGTATTGGGACTGGTGCCGCCCCAAAGTGCTGGTGATGGAGCGCATCTACGGCGTGCAAGTCACTGACCTCGCGACCCTGGCCGACCAGCGCACCGACATGAAGATGCTCGCCGAGCGTGGCGTGGAGATCTTCTTCACCCAGGTGTTCCGCGACAGCTTCTTCCACGCCGACATGCACCCCGGCAACATCTTCGTCAGCACCGTCAACCCGTGGAGCCCGCAGTACATCGCGATCGACTGCGGCATCGTCGGCAGCCTGACCCCACAGGACCAGGACTACCTGGCACGCAACCTCTTCGCCTTCTTCAAGCGTGACTATCGCCGCGTGGCGCAGTTGCACATCGATTCGGGCTGGGTGCCGGCGGAAACCAAACTCAACGAATTCGAAGCTGCCATTCGTACGGTGTGCGAACCGATCTTTGAAAAACCGCTGAAGGACATTTCCTTCGGCCAGGTACTGATGCGTCTGTTCCAGACCGCCCGACGTTTCAATATGGAAGTGCAACCGCAGTTGGTCCTGTTGCAGAAAACCCTGCTGAACATCGAAGGCCTGGGCCGCCAGCTGTATCCGGACCTCGACCTGTGGAACACCGCCCAGCCGTTCCTCGAACGCTGGATGCGCGAGCGGGTCAGCCCGAAAACCCTGATCGGCAATCTGCACAGCCAGTTCGAACAACTACCGCACTTGGCCAACATGACCCGCGACCTGCTGGAGCGCATGTCCCAGCCCCACGCCAAGGACCCAGCGCCGCCGTGGCACAAGCGCAAGGACGACTGGTTCCTGCGCCTGCTCGGCGCCGCGCACCTGACCGGCGGCATTGTGCTGGCCCTGGGCGGGCCGTTGAATCAATTGGGCCACTGGCCGGCCGGTATCATGGTCGCCGTGGGCGTTTATCTGATCGTGCGCCGATAG
- a CDS encoding SCP2 domain-containing protein yields the protein MLLQGLLASVEHGLNRVLRLDSTALARLAHLTGKVIAVDCRSPAVQLFILPSDEGLLLASTWACDADCTLRAPASSLLHLALSRNKTAILHSTEVELEGDSSVLMDLAAVLQDLELDWEYELSRWIGPVATQLISGHLRSRSRWYQQGFASLNQNLAEYLSEESRTLVGQREAQARFRELDKAKIDLERLEARFERLSRSLDPSDNA from the coding sequence ATGCTGCTCCAGGGCCTTCTCGCCAGCGTTGAGCACGGCCTCAACCGTGTGCTGCGCCTGGACAGCACCGCCCTGGCGCGGCTCGCGCACTTGACCGGCAAGGTGATTGCCGTCGATTGCCGCAGCCCCGCCGTGCAGCTGTTTATCCTGCCCAGCGATGAAGGCCTGCTGCTCGCCAGCACCTGGGCCTGTGATGCCGACTGCACCCTGCGTGCGCCGGCCTCCAGCCTGTTGCACCTGGCCCTGAGCCGCAACAAGACCGCGATCCTGCACAGCACCGAAGTCGAACTGGAAGGCGACAGTTCGGTGCTGATGGACCTGGCCGCCGTATTGCAAGACCTGGAGCTGGATTGGGAATACGAGCTGTCACGCTGGATCGGCCCGGTGGCCACCCAGTTGATCAGCGGGCACCTGCGCAGCCGTTCGCGGTGGTATCAGCAAGGGTTCGCCAGCCTCAACCAGAACCTCGCCGAATACCTGAGCGAAGAATCGCGCACCCTGGTCGGACAACGGGAAGCGCAAGCGCGCTTTCGTGAACTCGACAAGGCCAAAATCGACCTGGAACGCCTTGAGGCACGCTTCGAGCGCCTGAGCCGTTCCCTTGATCCAAGCGATAACGCATGA
- the ubiE gene encoding bifunctional demethylmenaquinone methyltransferase/2-methoxy-6-polyprenyl-1,4-benzoquinol methylase UbiE, producing MTDQRKGSDAEPTTHFGFKNVPESQKAEKVAEVFHSVAAKYDLMNDVLSGGMHRLWKRFTIELSGVRAGNRVLDIAGGTGDLAAKFSKLVGPTGQVVLADINGSMLKVGRDRLLDKGVAGNIEFVQADAEKLPFPDNHFDCVTIAFGLRNVTHKEDAIRSMLRVLKPGGRLLVLEFSKPTNALMSKVYDTYSFAFMPLMGKLITNDAESYRYLAESIRMHPDQETLKSMMVEAGFDRVTYHNMTSGIVALHRGIKP from the coding sequence ATGACTGATCAGCGCAAAGGCAGCGATGCCGAACCCACCACTCACTTCGGCTTCAAGAACGTCCCGGAAAGCCAAAAGGCGGAAAAAGTCGCTGAGGTGTTCCACTCCGTTGCGGCCAAGTACGACCTGATGAACGACGTGCTCTCCGGCGGCATGCACCGCCTGTGGAAGCGCTTCACCATCGAGCTGTCCGGCGTGCGCGCCGGCAATCGCGTGCTGGACATCGCCGGCGGCACGGGCGACCTGGCAGCCAAGTTCTCCAAGCTCGTCGGCCCCACCGGCCAGGTGGTACTGGCGGACATCAACGGTTCGATGCTCAAGGTCGGTCGCGACCGCCTGCTCGACAAAGGCGTGGCCGGCAATATCGAATTCGTCCAGGCCGACGCTGAAAAGCTGCCGTTCCCCGACAACCATTTCGACTGCGTGACCATCGCCTTCGGCCTGCGCAACGTGACCCATAAAGAAGACGCGATCCGCTCGATGCTGCGCGTACTCAAGCCGGGCGGCCGCCTGTTGGTGCTGGAGTTCTCCAAACCGACCAACGCACTGATGTCCAAGGTCTACGACACCTATTCCTTCGCCTTCATGCCGTTGATGGGCAAGCTGATCACCAATGACGCCGAAAGCTATCGCTACCTGGCCGAATCGATCCGCATGCACCCCGACCAGGAAACCCTGAAGTCGATGATGGTAGAAGCCGGTTTCGACCGCGTGACCTACCACAACATGACGTCCGGCATCGTCGCCCTGCACCGCGGCATCAAGCCCTGA
- a CDS encoding polyhydroxyalkanoic acid system family protein — MARITVERAHSLGKEGARAKAEKLAHKLKEQYGLEPSWSGDTLNLKRSGVKGTVLVADDSLRIDVELGLLMSAMSGTIKSEIEKALDKALA, encoded by the coding sequence ATGGCCCGTATTACCGTTGAGCGTGCACATTCCCTGGGTAAAGAAGGCGCTCGGGCAAAGGCCGAGAAGTTGGCGCATAAACTCAAGGAGCAATATGGCCTGGAGCCATCGTGGTCTGGCGATACCTTGAACCTCAAGCGTTCGGGGGTTAAAGGCACGGTATTGGTTGCAGATGATTCGTTGCGTATTGATGTGGAACTGGGCCTGTTGATGTCGGCCATGAGTGGCACCATCAAGTCCGAAATCGAGAAAGCCCTGGATAAGGCATTGGCGTGA
- a CDS encoding phasin family protein, whose protein sequence is MAKVILKKKIDAPTTALSEVKTYARKIWLAGLGAYAKVGSEGNEYFKELVKAGQHVESKGKKVAVEQLDAANSQIDQVKSNVSSVKGLVEVQLDKVEKAFDTRVASALNRIGIASKHDVETLSAKLEELTALLERVARKH, encoded by the coding sequence ATGGCCAAAGTTATCTTGAAGAAAAAAATCGATGCCCCGACTACTGCCCTGAGCGAGGTTAAAACCTACGCCCGCAAGATCTGGCTGGCGGGCCTTGGTGCGTATGCCAAGGTTGGAAGCGAGGGCAACGAGTACTTCAAGGAACTCGTCAAGGCGGGTCAACATGTTGAAAGTAAAGGTAAAAAAGTTGCTGTTGAACAACTTGACGCCGCCAATAGTCAGATTGACCAAGTAAAGAGTAATGTCTCCTCTGTCAAAGGTCTGGTAGAAGTTCAGCTGGATAAAGTTGAAAAAGCTTTTGATACTCGTGTTGCAAGTGCCTTGAATCGAATCGGCATTGCGTCTAAACATGACGTGGAGACACTCTCTGCTAAGCTCGAAGAGCTGACGGCATTGCTCGAACGTGTCGCGCGTAAACACTAA
- a CDS encoding phasin family protein codes for MAVQKKPQKEGSSWVGKVEEYSRKIWLAGLGVYSKIDSDGSKLFETLVKDGEKAEKVANSAVGKKVTAAKATAGSRISDAKKQVLGTWGELEGALDKRLNSAISRLGVPSKAEVKALHSKVDTLTKQIEKLTGAKVAPVKAAAKPAAKTAAAKPAAKTAAKPLVKAAAKPVAKAPAKAAAKPKAAAKPAAKTAAAKPAAKPVAVKAAAKSAAKPAAKPAAKTAAAKPAAAKPAAKPAVAKPAAKPAVKKPAVAKKPVAPKPAVAAKPATAPTASTANSVSAPTPAATPTAAPATPTPSSQS; via the coding sequence ATGGCTGTTCAAAAGAAACCTCAGAAAGAAGGCAGCTCGTGGGTCGGGAAAGTTGAAGAATATTCCCGCAAAATCTGGCTGGCTGGTTTAGGCGTTTACTCGAAGATCGACAGTGACGGCAGCAAACTCTTCGAGACTCTGGTTAAAGACGGCGAGAAGGCCGAGAAAGTAGCCAATAGCGCAGTTGGTAAAAAAGTAACTGCCGCCAAGGCAACTGCCGGTTCGCGTATCAGTGATGCGAAGAAACAAGTACTGGGTACTTGGGGCGAACTGGAAGGGGCTCTGGACAAGCGCCTCAACAGTGCCATTTCGCGTCTGGGCGTGCCGAGCAAGGCTGAAGTCAAAGCGCTGCACAGCAAGGTCGATACCCTGACCAAGCAAATCGAAAAACTCACCGGCGCCAAAGTGGCTCCAGTGAAAGCCGCCGCCAAGCCTGCCGCTAAAACAGCGGCTGCCAAACCGGCTGCAAAAACCGCCGCCAAGCCGTTGGTGAAAGCGGCTGCCAAGCCCGTGGCCAAGGCGCCGGCAAAAGCCGCCGCCAAGCCAAAAGCCGCCGCCAAGCCAGCGGCCAAAACGGCCGCTGCTAAACCTGCTGCCAAGCCAGTGGCTGTTAAAGCCGCCGCCAAATCCGCTGCAAAGCCAGCGGCGAAACCTGCGGCTAAAACCGCTGCCGCCAAGCCAGCAGCTGCTAAACCCGCCGCTAAACCGGCAGTGGCCAAGCCAGCCGCGAAGCCTGCTGTCAAGAAGCCAGCGGTCGCCAAAAAGCCCGTCGCACCGAAGCCAGCTGTCGCGGCCAAGCCTGCCACGGCGCCTACCGCTTCGACCGCCAACTCGGTGTCTGCACCGACGCCTGCGGCAACCCCGACTGCAGCGCCGGCAACCCCGACGCCATCCAGTCAGTCCTGA
- a CDS encoding fimbrial protein, producing the protein MNVRPLPLLLAISASLAIPAAQAATTGTLRFAGQINAGTCNLAAKDVNRTITLPTVKVSDFDDISVIGATEFDITAECESDIRNVTFLFTGTPDTLIPAIFASTGTAKGVAVRIRAGTPTEKTVMYAMGIPIQRSRTIATASKQAVLSVEAAYQKNTAPLAQGTVDSTVTISITYN; encoded by the coding sequence ATGAACGTCCGACCCCTTCCCCTACTGCTGGCAATCAGTGCAAGCCTGGCCATTCCTGCTGCCCAGGCGGCCACGACAGGCACGTTACGCTTTGCCGGCCAGATCAATGCTGGAACGTGTAACCTGGCGGCCAAAGACGTGAACCGCACCATCACCCTACCAACGGTCAAAGTGTCGGATTTCGATGACATCAGCGTTATTGGAGCAACGGAATTCGACATCACCGCCGAATGCGAATCGGACATCCGGAATGTAACGTTCCTGTTTACCGGCACTCCCGATACGCTCATACCGGCAATATTTGCCAGCACGGGAACGGCGAAGGGCGTTGCCGTGCGAATAAGGGCGGGGACGCCCACTGAAAAAACGGTGATGTACGCCATGGGCATCCCCATCCAGCGCAGCCGCACAATAGCGACAGCCAGCAAACAGGCAGTCCTGAGCGTTGAGGCCGCGTACCAGAAAAACACGGCCCCCCTTGCTCAGGGAACGGTGGACAGCACTGTCACCATTTCAATCACTTATAACTGA
- a CDS encoding fimbrial protein — MNIRTFPLLLAITASLAIPAAHAATTGTLRFAGQVDAGTCNLAAGDENRTVTLPTVKISDFDSAVFTGAMNFEITAECESDIRNVIFLLTGTPSVDNGLLFANVGTSGGTALWLRSGASGATFPANGSPADRSRTIATSGNKAVLPMWAAYHVTGKAITQGTLDSTATVSITYN, encoded by the coding sequence ATGAACATCCGAACCTTTCCCCTACTGCTGGCAATCACTGCAAGCCTCGCCATTCCTGCTGCCCACGCGGCCACGACAGGCACGTTACGCTTTGCCGGCCAGGTCGACGCCGGCACGTGCAACCTGGCTGCCGGCGATGAAAACCGCACCGTTACATTGCCCACGGTCAAGATTTCGGATTTTGATTCGGCCGTTTTCACGGGAGCAATGAATTTCGAGATTACGGCAGAATGCGAATCCGACATTCGCAACGTGATTTTCCTACTCACCGGTACGCCATCCGTTGACAACGGACTGCTATTCGCCAACGTCGGCACCTCGGGTGGCACGGCACTTTGGCTGAGAAGCGGTGCAAGCGGAGCAACCTTCCCTGCCAATGGCTCCCCTGCCGACCGCAGTCGAACGATTGCGACAAGCGGCAACAAGGCCGTACTGCCGATGTGGGCGGCCTACCACGTAACCGGCAAGGCGATCACCCAAGGCACCCTGGATAGCACGGCAACCGTTTCCATTACTTACAACTGA